From the genome of Streptomyces sp. NBC_00659, one region includes:
- a CDS encoding YciI family protein: protein MPRYLSLVQIDESTAPAEGPSPELMQRMGELIEEVTKAGVMLETDGLAPTAQGKRVHWSGGQLSVTDGPFTESKEVVGGYAIMQCKDMDEAVEWTKRFLKVHEEFWTVTCEVREIAGG from the coding sequence ATGCCCCGCTATCTTTCGCTGGTCCAGATCGACGAGAGCACCGCGCCCGCCGAGGGTCCCAGCCCCGAACTGATGCAGCGGATGGGCGAGCTCATCGAGGAGGTCACCAAGGCGGGCGTCATGCTGGAGACCGACGGCCTGGCCCCCACCGCGCAGGGCAAGCGCGTCCACTGGTCGGGTGGGCAACTGTCCGTCACCGACGGTCCCTTCACCGAGTCCAAGGAGGTCGTCGGCGGCTACGCGATCATGCAGTGCAAGGACATGGACGAGGCCGTGGAGTGGACCAAGCGCTTCCTGAAGGTGCACGAGGAGTTCTGGACGGTCACCTGCGAGGTGCGGGAGATCGCCGGGGGCTGA
- a CDS encoding RNA polymerase sigma factor, translating to MEQQPGGTPAGGVDTAVETIFRIESPRVIARVARIVLDVGIAEELAQDALVAALEQWPRDGVPDNPGAWLTATAKHRAIDLVRRRERYARKLEEVGRDLSLSAPHHIDEPSDPDDIDDDLLRLVFTACHPVLSAEARIALTLRLLGGLTTSEIARAFLVPEPTIAQRIVRAKRTLATKGVAFEVPYGPDREARLGSVLEVIYLVFNEGYAATAGDDLLRPALCEDALRLARVLAELMPKEPEVHGLAALLELQESRAAARTGPGGEPVLLKDQNRRRWNRMLIRRGFTALGRANAVAAGSPGPYVLQATIAACHAQAYAYEDTDWPRIATLYGLLAARFPSPVIELNRAVAVSMAQGPGPALVIVDSLAGEPALRDYHLLPSVRGDLLARLGRTAQARAEFERAASLARNERERELLVARARELRSS from the coding sequence GTGGAACAGCAGCCCGGAGGAACCCCCGCCGGCGGCGTCGACACGGCCGTCGAGACCATCTTCCGTATCGAGTCGCCCCGCGTCATCGCGCGCGTCGCCCGGATCGTCCTCGACGTCGGCATCGCCGAGGAACTCGCCCAGGACGCCCTGGTCGCGGCGCTGGAGCAGTGGCCGCGGGACGGCGTGCCCGACAACCCGGGTGCCTGGCTGACGGCCACGGCCAAGCACCGGGCGATCGACCTCGTACGCCGCCGGGAGCGCTACGCGCGCAAGCTGGAGGAGGTCGGGCGGGACCTCTCCTTGTCGGCTCCGCACCACATCGACGAACCCTCCGATCCGGACGACATCGACGACGACCTGCTGCGCCTGGTCTTCACCGCCTGTCACCCCGTCCTGTCCGCCGAGGCCCGCATCGCGCTCACCCTGCGGCTCCTCGGCGGACTGACGACGTCCGAGATCGCCCGCGCCTTCCTCGTCCCGGAGCCGACGATCGCCCAGCGCATCGTCCGGGCCAAGCGGACGCTCGCGACGAAGGGGGTCGCCTTCGAGGTGCCGTACGGTCCTGACCGCGAAGCCCGGCTCGGGTCCGTACTGGAGGTCATCTATCTCGTCTTCAACGAGGGGTACGCGGCGACGGCGGGCGACGACCTGCTCCGTCCGGCGCTGTGCGAGGACGCGCTCCGGCTGGCCCGGGTACTCGCCGAGCTGATGCCCAAGGAGCCCGAGGTGCACGGGCTCGCCGCCCTGCTGGAACTCCAGGAGTCCCGGGCGGCCGCGCGCACCGGGCCCGGCGGTGAACCGGTCCTGCTCAAGGACCAGAACCGCCGCCGCTGGAACCGGATGCTGATCCGCCGGGGCTTCACCGCGCTGGGCCGCGCCAACGCCGTCGCCGCCGGCAGCCCGGGGCCGTACGTCCTCCAGGCCACCATCGCCGCCTGCCACGCCCAGGCCTACGCCTACGAGGACACGGACTGGCCCCGGATCGCCACCCTGTACGGCTTGCTGGCGGCCCGCTTCCCGTCCCCCGTGATCGAACTGAACCGCGCCGTGGCCGTCTCGATGGCCCAGGGCCCGGGGCCCGCGCTCGTCATCGTCGACAGCCTCGCCGGTGAACCCGCCCTGCGCGACTACCACTTGCTGCCGAGCGTGCGCGGCGACCTGCTCGCCCGGCTGGGACGTACGGCGCAGGCACGGGCGGAGTTCGAGCGGGCTGCCTCGCTGGCGCGCAACGAGCGGGAGCGGGAGCTGCTGGTGGCGCGGGCCCGTGAGCTGCGGAGTTCGTGA
- a CDS encoding class I SAM-dependent methyltransferase: MNDVSFAPLLTAEGRALLDEVRATEPAQELAVATRLRRDHPAELVSAALGQARLRQRAAAKFGAEDAGRMFFTPNGVEQSTRTTVAVHRAERLRALGVRSVADLCCGIGGDAIALARAGIRVLAVDRDPLTAAAARANADALGLTDLIEVRETDVTQVDTASYDAVFVDPARRGGRGRIFDPEAYSPPLSWAVGAALRAPVAALKIAPGIPHEAVPAEAEAEWISDGGDVKEAVLWFGTEPGLVRATLLPGPRELRGRGLPDPAVRTVGRYLYEPDGAVIRAHLVAEVAEDLDGGLVDETIAYVTADELRPTPYASAYEITDRLPFNVKKLKALLREREVGVLTVKKRGSAVEPEELRRKVKPQGPHSATVFLTRVAGAPTMLVGAPAKPPTAGGGC, translated from the coding sequence GTGAACGACGTCTCCTTCGCCCCGCTCCTCACCGCCGAGGGCCGCGCCCTGCTCGACGAGGTCCGCGCCACCGAACCGGCACAGGAACTGGCCGTCGCCACCCGGCTGCGCCGCGACCACCCCGCCGAACTGGTCTCGGCAGCCCTCGGCCAGGCACGGCTGCGGCAGCGGGCGGCGGCGAAATTCGGGGCCGAGGACGCCGGACGGATGTTCTTCACCCCGAACGGGGTCGAGCAGTCCACCCGGACGACCGTGGCCGTGCACCGCGCCGAGCGGCTGCGCGCCCTGGGGGTCCGCTCCGTCGCCGACCTGTGCTGCGGCATCGGCGGCGACGCGATCGCGCTGGCCCGCGCCGGAATCCGCGTCCTGGCCGTCGACCGCGACCCGCTGACGGCCGCCGCCGCCCGCGCGAACGCCGACGCGCTGGGGCTCACGGACCTGATCGAGGTGCGCGAGACGGATGTGACGCAGGTGGACACCGCGTCGTACGACGCCGTCTTCGTGGACCCGGCGCGCCGGGGCGGCCGGGGCCGGATCTTCGACCCCGAGGCGTACTCGCCGCCGCTGTCCTGGGCGGTCGGGGCGGCCCTGCGCGCTCCGGTCGCCGCACTGAAGATCGCCCCCGGGATCCCGCACGAGGCGGTCCCCGCCGAGGCGGAGGCCGAGTGGATCTCGGACGGCGGGGACGTGAAGGAGGCGGTGCTCTGGTTCGGCACGGAGCCGGGCCTGGTGCGCGCCACCCTGCTGCCGGGCCCGCGCGAACTGCGCGGCCGCGGCCTGCCGGACCCGGCGGTCAGGACCGTCGGACGCTATCTGTACGAGCCGGACGGCGCCGTCATCCGCGCACACCTGGTCGCCGAGGTGGCCGAGGACCTGGACGGCGGACTGGTCGACGAGACGATCGCCTACGTCACGGCCGACGAACTGCGCCCGACGCCGTACGCCTCCGCGTACGAGATCACCGATCGACTCCCCTTCAATGTGAAGAAGTTGAAGGCTCTGTTGCGGGAGCGGGAGGTCGGCGTCCTGACCGTGAAGAAGCGCGGGTCGGCCGTCGAACCGGAGGAACTGCGGCGCAAGGTGAAGCCGCAGGGCCCGCACTCCGCGACGGTGTTCCTGACCCGGGTGGCGGGCGCCCCGACCATGCTGGTGGGGGCACCCGCCAAGCCGCCTACTGCTGGTGGCGGGTGCTGA
- a CDS encoding Uma2 family endonuclease: MTRSTADRPQMLVEEFEELARNAPELVRLEFINGKVVVKPVPDGNHNEVIAWLQQVCMQHRPDLWLYGEQGLKVEEYRNGRAKADGVLAPRRHFVGTREWADPDGVLMAVEVTSHDGDAVRRDHIDKPDGYAAAGIPVYVLIDRQAGSVIVHAEPEGGQYRCITTRPYGTAVELPEPVGFTLETAELKDFAD, translated from the coding sequence ATGACCCGCAGCACAGCCGACCGGCCCCAGATGCTCGTCGAGGAGTTCGAAGAACTCGCCCGCAACGCGCCCGAGCTTGTGCGGCTGGAGTTCATCAACGGAAAGGTCGTGGTCAAGCCCGTGCCGGACGGTAACCACAACGAGGTCATCGCCTGGCTTCAGCAGGTCTGTATGCAGCACCGGCCCGATCTCTGGCTGTACGGAGAGCAGGGCCTGAAGGTCGAGGAGTACCGCAACGGACGGGCGAAGGCGGACGGCGTCCTGGCACCCCGGCGGCACTTCGTCGGGACGCGTGAGTGGGCGGATCCGGACGGTGTCCTGATGGCGGTCGAGGTCACTTCGCACGATGGGGACGCTGTTCGGCGGGACCACATCGACAAGCCGGACGGTTACGCCGCCGCGGGCATCCCCGTCTACGTCCTGATCGACAGGCAGGCGGGCAGCGTCATCGTCCACGCGGAGCCCGAGGGCGGTCAGTACCGCTGCATCACGACCCGTCCTTACGGAACAGCCGTCGAACTGCCGGAGCCCGTCGGTTTCACCCTGGAGACCGCTGAGCTCAAGGACTTCGCCGACTGA
- a CDS encoding LCP family protein: MGRRSWVLKAAGLTLAGLLVLGVGTAGWAYWHLNQNIKSVDINSALGDDRPAKAVVTPSAPASASASPLPSGALNILVLGSDSRSGKANAKLGGGDSSGARSDTAMVVHIDEGRTRATVVSIPRDTLVTRPACPTSSGGTTAVAYNAMFNSAYAIGGPVCAVKTVESLTDVRMDHYIEIDFSGFAALVDALGGVTVTTDEDIDDDKSHLHLTAGEHHLDGTKALALARTRHGIGDGSDLGRIGLQQKLVKALLGQISSAGLLTDPAKLYSVANAVTGSLTTDTGLNSLGELMKLGQSLKSLSSDEVTTVMMPVVTAPSDRNRVVANEPEASDLWASLK; encoded by the coding sequence GTGGGCCGGCGGTCGTGGGTACTGAAGGCCGCCGGCCTCACCCTGGCGGGACTGCTGGTGCTGGGCGTCGGCACGGCGGGCTGGGCCTACTGGCATCTGAACCAGAACATCAAGAGCGTCGACATCAACAGCGCGCTCGGCGACGACCGCCCGGCGAAGGCGGTGGTGACGCCCTCGGCCCCGGCGTCCGCCTCGGCCTCCCCGCTTCCCAGTGGCGCCCTGAACATCCTGGTCCTCGGCTCCGACTCGCGCAGCGGCAAGGCGAACGCGAAGCTCGGCGGCGGGGACAGCTCCGGCGCCCGTTCCGACACGGCGATGGTCGTGCACATCGACGAGGGGCGCACCCGGGCGACCGTGGTGAGCATCCCCCGGGACACCCTGGTGACCCGGCCTGCCTGCCCCACCTCCTCCGGGGGGACGACGGCGGTGGCCTACAACGCGATGTTCAACAGCGCCTATGCGATCGGCGGCCCGGTCTGCGCGGTGAAGACGGTGGAGTCCCTCACCGACGTCCGCATGGACCACTACATCGAGATCGACTTCTCCGGCTTCGCCGCCCTCGTGGACGCGCTCGGCGGGGTCACGGTCACCACGGACGAGGACATCGACGACGACAAGAGCCATCTGCATCTCACCGCGGGCGAGCACCACCTCGACGGCACGAAGGCACTGGCCCTCGCCCGCACCCGTCACGGCATAGGCGACGGCAGCGACCTGGGCCGCATAGGCCTCCAACAGAAGCTCGTGAAGGCCCTGTTGGGGCAGATCTCGTCGGCCGGTCTGCTCACCGACCCGGCCAAGCTCTACAGCGTCGCGAACGCGGTGACCGGCAGTCTGACGACGGACACCGGGCTGAACTCCCTCGGCGAGCTGATGAAGCTCGGCCAGAGCCTGAAGTCCCTCTCCTCCGACGAGGTCACGACGGTGATGATGCCGGTGGTGACGGCTCCCTCGGACCGCAACCGCGTGGTCGCGAACGAGCCGGAGGCGAGCGACCTGTGGGCCTCGCTGAAGTGA
- a CDS encoding ABC transporter substrate-binding protein, with translation MESYSRRWFLGAGTAALASAGGLTACGSGGGSGADGTLTAFVYGDDAAKIQVKSVNRFNASAAAKKAKGTIKLQKVPATDYPAKLRTAMGSPNAPDVFFNWGGGSIKAYREAGQLVDLTDVITSDSVLKSGFLPSVLASGGLDGKNYGVPMRGMQPVILFYNKTVFEENKLQPPTTWDQLLDINTKLKKAGITPFALGGADIWPELMWLEYLVDRIGGPQVFEKIKNGDATAWGDPAVLKAAQTVKELIDDGAFGKGYSSVGYGNGGAPAVFAKGKAAMHLMGSWEYSTQLGKFPDFAKKNLGWCAFPQIEGGAGDIRNVVGNPTNYWSVNARTSNKDAAIAFLRDSASLAYTKELIANGDVPATSNAATLLDASPNPEFAKFQYQMVQQAPAFTLSWDQAVDPDVSTPMLTEVNKLFVGKSSPTQFVSALKELK, from the coding sequence ATGGAGTCCTACAGCAGACGTTGGTTCCTCGGCGCGGGCACGGCAGCCCTGGCTTCTGCCGGCGGGCTCACCGCCTGCGGCTCCGGCGGCGGCTCGGGCGCCGACGGGACGCTCACCGCGTTCGTATACGGCGACGACGCGGCGAAGATCCAGGTCAAGTCCGTGAACCGGTTCAACGCGTCGGCCGCCGCGAAGAAGGCCAAGGGCACGATCAAGCTCCAGAAGGTGCCCGCCACCGACTACCCGGCCAAGCTGCGTACGGCGATGGGCTCGCCCAACGCCCCCGACGTGTTCTTCAACTGGGGCGGCGGCTCCATCAAGGCCTACCGCGAGGCCGGCCAGCTCGTCGACCTGACCGACGTCATCACGTCCGACTCCGTGCTCAAGAGCGGCTTCCTGCCGTCGGTGCTGGCGTCGGGCGGGCTGGACGGCAAGAACTACGGCGTGCCGATGCGTGGCATGCAGCCCGTGATCCTCTTCTACAACAAGACCGTCTTCGAGGAGAACAAGCTCCAGCCGCCCACCACCTGGGACCAGTTGCTGGACATCAACACCAAGCTGAAGAAGGCGGGCATCACGCCGTTCGCCCTGGGTGGAGCGGACATCTGGCCCGAGCTGATGTGGCTGGAGTATCTGGTCGACCGGATCGGCGGCCCCCAGGTCTTCGAGAAGATCAAGAACGGTGACGCCACCGCCTGGGGCGACCCGGCCGTCCTCAAGGCCGCCCAGACGGTCAAGGAACTGATCGACGACGGAGCCTTCGGCAAGGGCTACAGCTCGGTGGGCTACGGCAACGGTGGCGCACCCGCGGTCTTCGCCAAGGGCAAGGCGGCGATGCACCTGATGGGTTCGTGGGAGTACTCCACGCAGCTCGGCAAGTTCCCGGACTTCGCCAAGAAGAACCTGGGCTGGTGCGCCTTCCCGCAGATCGAGGGCGGCGCCGGCGACATCCGCAACGTGGTCGGCAACCCGACCAACTACTGGTCGGTGAACGCCCGTACCTCCAACAAGGACGCGGCGATCGCCTTCCTGCGGGACTCCGCCTCCCTGGCGTACACGAAGGAACTCATCGCCAACGGTGACGTCCCGGCCACCTCGAACGCGGCGACCCTCCTGGACGCCTCGCCGAACCCGGAGTTCGCCAAGTTCCAGTACCAGATGGTGCAGCAGGCCCCGGCGTTCACGCTGAGCTGGGACCAGGCGGTCGACCCGGACGTGTCGACGCCGATGCTCACCGAGGTCAACAAGCTGTTCGTGGGCAAGTCCTCGCCGACGCAGTTCGTGTCGGCGCTCAAGGAGCTGAAGTGA
- a CDS encoding endo-1,4-beta-xylanase, producing MRTSRTRFSRTRPLRRSVAALFAGVVTVAALLAAGTTAHAAGTPLRDLAAAKGKVIGTAVTGSKLTGTYGDIAGGQFNSLTPGNAMKWGTVEPTRGSFNWAEADQIVAFAQAHSQQVRGHTLVWHSQNPSWLTNGTWTTTELSGLLQDHITTEVTRYKGKLAAWDVVNEPFNEDGTYRSTLWYNGLGADYIAQALTWAHAADPSAKLYINDYNVEGVNAKSTALYDLVKSLKARGVPIDGVGLQAHLILGQVPGTLQQNIQRFADLGVDVAITELDVRMQLPSDSTKLAQQAADYKAVFDACVAVTRCYGVTVWGFTDSDSWIPDVFSGYGAATPYDENYAPKPAYDAIAASLGGGTTTPPPTGACTATYSVQSQWNTGFTGQVRIACSGAALSSWKVTWTYGAGQRITQAWNATCTQTGAAVSCANASYNGTVSDGGSVTLGFNASWSGSNPVPTVTLG from the coding sequence ATGAGAACCTCCCGAACCCGTTTCTCCAGAACCCGCCCCTTACGCCGCAGCGTCGCCGCCCTGTTCGCCGGGGTGGTCACGGTGGCCGCCCTGCTCGCGGCCGGTACGACGGCGCACGCCGCCGGCACCCCGCTGCGCGACCTCGCCGCCGCCAAGGGCAAGGTCATCGGCACCGCCGTCACCGGCTCCAAACTGACCGGGACCTACGGCGACATCGCCGGGGGCCAGTTCAACTCGCTGACCCCGGGCAACGCGATGAAATGGGGCACCGTCGAGCCCACCCGGGGCAGCTTCAACTGGGCCGAGGCCGACCAGATCGTCGCGTTCGCGCAGGCCCACAGCCAGCAGGTGCGCGGTCACACCCTGGTCTGGCACAGCCAGAACCCGAGCTGGCTGACCAACGGCACCTGGACGACCACCGAGCTGAGCGGTCTGCTCCAGGACCACATCACCACCGAAGTCACCCGCTACAAGGGGAAGCTGGCCGCCTGGGACGTGGTCAACGAGCCCTTCAACGAGGACGGCACCTACCGCTCGACCCTCTGGTACAACGGCCTCGGCGCCGACTACATCGCCCAGGCGCTGACCTGGGCGCACGCCGCCGACCCGAGCGCCAAGCTCTACATCAACGACTACAACGTCGAGGGTGTCAACGCCAAGAGCACCGCCCTGTACGACCTGGTCAAGTCCCTGAAGGCGCGCGGTGTCCCGATCGACGGCGTCGGCCTCCAGGCCCATCTCATCCTCGGCCAGGTCCCCGGCACCCTCCAGCAGAACATCCAGCGCTTCGCCGACCTCGGTGTCGACGTCGCGATCACGGAGCTGGACGTCCGGATGCAACTCCCCTCCGACAGCACCAAATTGGCCCAGCAGGCCGCCGACTACAAGGCCGTGTTCGACGCCTGTGTCGCGGTGACCCGCTGCTACGGCGTGACCGTCTGGGGCTTCACCGACTCCGACTCCTGGATCCCGGACGTCTTCTCGGGCTACGGAGCGGCGACCCCGTACGACGAGAACTACGCGCCCAAACCGGCGTACGACGCGATCGCGGCCTCGCTCGGCGGAGGAACCACGACACCGCCGCCCACAGGAGCGTGCACGGCGACGTACAGCGTCCAGAGCCAGTGGAACACCGGGTTCACGGGGCAGGTGCGCATCGCGTGCTCCGGGGCCGCGCTCTCCTCGTGGAAGGTCACCTGGACGTACGGCGCGGGCCAGCGGATCACCCAGGCCTGGAACGCGACCTGCACCCAGACCGGCGCGGCGGTGAGCTGTGCCAACGCCTCCTACAACGGGACCGTCTCGGACGGGGGTTCGGTGACGCTCGGGTTCAACGCGTCCTGGAGCGGGAGCAATCCGGTGCCCACGGTGACGCTGGGCTGA
- a CDS encoding cell wall-binding repeat-containing protein — protein MKISARHRLVALTAATALAAGTAIALAPGASADVAGWPAADGRIAVSNDGIMSVDVDGNGEKRVSNGSDDQTPAWSPDGSRVVFESAGGLGTVGLTSLSVTTVYSSASGSSASHPTYWTYGRKIVFSAAKKLYSIPAGGGTPVRLLATGGCDLVPSGNATGTLLAFQRNGTGCTTTTPSVVLYNAATKTETKLAAGGSPAISPDGTKVAFIRTVDGHRQLFSINTDGTGERRLTVDAGDYDSPSWAPASDRLVVHFDRPTSGGRQESNVVMTITADTVTEGQPFPWGGRSPAWQPLRKNTVARVWGADVYGSNIAASRWTWNTVGRSEPGLMNASSAVLVSQDSQSYALTAPALAGKKHGPVLLTPGTSLSTSVQNELKRTLKPGASVYLVGGTSILGSAVSTKVTALGFVPKRLAGTSRYSTSVAVAKSITSAPDYVFIATGNDYHSALAAASAAGADGTSGKAVVVLNDGNTLTSSVKSYLNGLDPRDTYMIPVGASAKYALTHTSFSHWPSTYTYYPVTASTNAGTAAALARFWWGGPGSVSLASTDSWRGGTSAAAAMNVFGPLLWTDVTTLTADTKSYLLKGAANINGIGVFGGTGSVSAAALNSAGTVISASSSQWTYAPYYNGVEPMASSSSVAGPAVGASAVRTGMAPRSVTGPDLGPLSTRHQQ, from the coding sequence TTGAAGATTTCCGCGCGCCACAGACTCGTGGCGCTCACCGCGGCGACGGCCCTGGCCGCCGGTACCGCAATAGCCCTGGCGCCGGGCGCGTCGGCCGATGTCGCCGGGTGGCCGGCGGCCGACGGCAGGATCGCCGTCTCGAACGACGGCATCATGTCGGTGGACGTCGACGGCAACGGCGAGAAGCGCGTCTCGAACGGCTCCGACGACCAGACGCCCGCGTGGTCGCCCGACGGCAGCCGCGTCGTCTTCGAGTCGGCCGGAGGGCTGGGAACTGTCGGCCTCACCAGCCTCAGCGTGACGACGGTCTATTCGTCGGCATCGGGCAGCTCGGCCTCCCACCCCACGTACTGGACCTACGGCCGCAAGATCGTCTTCTCCGCGGCCAAGAAGCTCTACTCGATCCCGGCCGGCGGCGGTACCCCGGTCCGGCTGCTGGCCACCGGCGGCTGCGACCTCGTGCCGAGCGGCAACGCGACCGGCACGCTGCTGGCCTTCCAGCGCAACGGCACCGGCTGCACCACGACCACGCCGTCGGTCGTGCTCTACAACGCCGCCACCAAGACGGAGACCAAGCTCGCCGCGGGCGGCTCGCCCGCCATCTCACCCGACGGCACGAAGGTCGCCTTCATCCGCACCGTCGACGGTCACCGCCAGCTCTTCTCGATCAACACCGACGGCACCGGCGAGCGCCGTCTGACCGTTGACGCCGGTGACTACGACAGCCCCTCCTGGGCGCCCGCGAGCGACCGGCTCGTCGTGCACTTCGACCGGCCCACCAGTGGTGGCCGCCAGGAGAGCAATGTCGTCATGACGATCACAGCGGACACGGTGACGGAGGGACAGCCCTTCCCCTGGGGAGGCCGTTCGCCCGCCTGGCAGCCGCTGCGCAAGAACACCGTCGCCCGGGTCTGGGGCGCCGACGTCTACGGCAGCAACATCGCCGCGTCCCGCTGGACCTGGAACACGGTCGGCAGGAGCGAGCCGGGGCTGATGAACGCCTCGTCCGCCGTGCTCGTCTCCCAGGACAGCCAGTCGTACGCGCTGACGGCCCCCGCCCTCGCGGGCAAGAAGCACGGGCCGGTCCTGCTGACCCCGGGCACCTCGCTGTCGACGTCCGTGCAGAACGAGCTCAAGCGGACTCTCAAGCCGGGCGCGAGCGTCTACCTCGTCGGCGGCACGTCGATCCTCGGCAGCGCCGTCTCCACGAAGGTCACCGCGCTCGGTTTCGTCCCGAAGCGGCTGGCGGGCACCTCTCGCTACTCGACCTCGGTCGCCGTGGCGAAGTCGATCACCAGCGCGCCGGACTACGTCTTCATCGCGACCGGCAACGACTACCACTCGGCGCTCGCCGCCGCGTCGGCCGCGGGCGCGGACGGGACGAGCGGCAAGGCGGTCGTCGTGCTCAACGACGGCAACACGCTGACCTCGTCGGTGAAGTCGTACCTCAACGGCCTCGACCCGCGCGACACCTACATGATCCCGGTCGGCGCCTCGGCGAAGTACGCGCTCACGCACACGTCGTTCTCCCACTGGCCGTCGACGTACACCTACTACCCGGTCACGGCGAGCACCAACGCGGGCACCGCGGCCGCCCTCGCGCGGTTCTGGTGGGGCGGTCCGGGCAGCGTGTCCCTGGCCTCCACCGACAGCTGGCGCGGCGGCACCTCGGCCGCGGCGGCGATGAACGTCTTCGGCCCGCTGCTGTGGACGGACGTCACCACCCTGACCGCGGACACCAAGTCCTACCTGCTCAAGGGTGCCGCGAACATCAACGGCATCGGCGTCTTCGGCGGCACCGGCTCGGTGTCGGCGGCGGCGCTGAACTCCGCGGGCACGGTGATCAGCGCGAGCAGCAGCCAGTGGACGTACGCGCCCTACTACAACGGCGTTGAGCCGATGGCGAGTTCGTCCTCCGTCGCCGGGCCGGCCGTGGGCGCCTCGGCGGTGCGGACGGGCATGGCGCCGCGGTCCGTCACCGGGCCGGACCTCGGTCCGCTCAGCACCCGCCACCAGCAGTAG
- a CDS encoding LacI family DNA-binding transcriptional regulator, which yields MKPGKSAEPQTATLAEIAREAGVSAPTVSKVLNGRADVAPATRSRVEELLHAYGYRRRRAEASRSPLIDLVFHELESAWAMEVIRGVENVARDAGLSVVLSESAGRLTPGRTWADQVAARRPHGVVLVLSGLDDSQRALLNSRSIPFVVMDPAGDPGVDVPSIGATNWQGGLAATRHLVELGHTRIGAISGPSRMMCSRARVDGYRAALETAGLPVDPSLIVAGDFHHEAGHRIGLDLLRRPDRPTAVFAGNDLQALGLYEAARELGLRIPEDLSVVGFDDLPVARWVGPPLTTVRQPLTEMAEAAAKLVLDLSRQERPSAGTRMELATSMVVRSSTGAPPA from the coding sequence ATGAAGCCTGGGAAGTCCGCAGAACCACAGACGGCGACGCTGGCCGAGATCGCCCGGGAGGCCGGTGTCTCGGCTCCGACTGTTTCGAAAGTCCTCAACGGCCGCGCCGACGTCGCCCCCGCGACCCGCTCCCGCGTAGAGGAGCTGCTGCACGCCTACGGCTACCGCCGCCGCCGTGCCGAGGCCTCCCGCTCCCCGCTGATCGACCTGGTCTTCCACGAACTGGAGAGCGCCTGGGCGATGGAGGTCATCCGGGGCGTGGAGAACGTCGCCAGGGACGCCGGCCTCAGCGTGGTGCTCTCCGAGTCCGCCGGGCGGCTCACCCCCGGCCGGACCTGGGCCGACCAGGTCGCCGCCCGCCGCCCGCACGGCGTGGTGCTCGTCCTCTCGGGCCTCGACGACTCCCAGCGCGCCCTGCTGAACAGCCGCTCCATCCCGTTCGTGGTGATGGACCCGGCGGGCGACCCCGGGGTCGACGTGCCCTCCATCGGCGCCACCAACTGGCAGGGCGGCCTCGCCGCCACCCGCCACCTCGTCGAACTCGGCCACACCCGGATCGGCGCCATCAGCGGGCCGTCACGGATGATGTGCAGCCGGGCACGCGTCGACGGCTACCGCGCGGCGCTGGAGACGGCCGGGCTGCCGGTCGACCCCTCGCTGATCGTCGCCGGGGACTTCCACCACGAGGCCGGCCACCGGATCGGCCTCGACCTGCTGCGCCGCCCCGACCGGCCCACGGCCGTCTTCGCCGGCAACGACCTCCAGGCGCTCGGCCTCTACGAGGCGGCCCGTGAACTGGGGCTGCGCATTCCCGAGGACCTCAGCGTCGTCGGCTTCGACGATCTGCCGGTGGCGCGCTGGGTGGGGCCGCCGCTGACGACCGTACGGCAGCCGCTCACGGAGATGGCCGAGGCGGCGGCGAAGCTGGTGCTCGACCTGAGCCGCCAGGAAAGGCCGTCGGCCGGGACGAGGATGGAACTGGCGACGAGCATGGTCGTGCGCAGCAGCACGGGGGCGCCTCCGGCGTGA